In Capra hircus breed San Clemente chromosome 5, ASM170441v1, whole genome shotgun sequence, the DNA window GTATATGTCATCCTGGATGAGGCGGGTGTGAGCTCCTTCCTGGAGATGTGTCAGGGCTTGGAGCTCCCTGACTTCCGTGTGCGCGTAAGTTGTGCccctggggcagggtggggcttGGGAAGGAAGTGGGATGGAGACCCCCTCTGCCCCTTCCTTGGCCTGCTCCCCAGTTCAGGGGTCCAGGTGAGCAGCACTGCCAGCCCCGTTCCCTCTGTCTGAAACCTTGCCTCATGAACTGATAACCCTAAACTGCATGCCCAGCTTAACACTTAATCCCAAGGTTGCTGAAGCTGAGTGGGGAGGCTCTGgcccagtcctgggtgctcagccCGCAAAGTCACTGTCAGGACTGTGTTTCTCTGCTGAGGAGCTTTGAGAGCAGACCAGGGCTGCCCTGGGCCCGTCCATGCCCAAAGCAAGACTTGCTGACCTCCTCGGGCCGTAGGAAGCAGAGTCAAATGCAGATAGGGGCCAGCAGGCAGGACCCTGCGGACAAGAGGGCTGGTCCTCTGCCCAAGAAGATACTCGGCACAGAGCTTCTAGGCTCCCAGCCTGAGTGACAGCACCCTTCTCTTCCCGACAGAACATCCGTGTCCGCTCTGTGACAGGTGTGGGCTTCTACATGCCCATGGGGAAGATCAAGGGGACCCTGTCATCAAAGTTCCTCATGGTAGATGGGGACAAAGTAGCCACTGGATCCTTCAGGTGAGTTGGGCCCTGGTTGAGGGGGGTGGTCTTTGTTCTTGGTCAGAAATGTTCATGTTCAGAAGGATGCTGAACTGGAGCCTCCACGGTCCTAAGTGTCGTAAGTCTAAGACCCACTATCTATTCTGATGGCAAAGAATAACCCCCCGACCAACCCCTTCCCTCAAACTCCCTGGCTGATGGACTATTCAAGAAAGACGGTCAACTTCTGTTGACCATTCAGTACTGCCTGCCTTCCACGGTCCGCAACAACAGGTTGCATTTTGAGGCTGGAAGAAGACCCCGGCAGATGGAGCAATTAATAAATGGCATCAGCCCTCTTACATGGTTAAAGTATGGTGCTTTGCGGATGCCGTGTGTTctaaaaattcagagaagaaCTAATAAGAAATGAAATGCTAGTAACAGTAGTGGCAGCTGCAGATTCTACTTTTAAATGTATGTTTGTGCCAGGAACTGAGAAACCTTCTATACGCTGTTGGACTTTAGCCGCACAACAGCTCTGACCACATGCCTCACGAGCCCCGTTTtacaaggcaggcaggcagaaagCAGGTTTGGATCCAGGCCTGACGTTTCTCGCCTTCGCCCTGCACCCACTGCCTGCGTTACTGCACGTGAGGCCAAGACCTGGACCCGAGGGAGTATTTGGGTCTGTGGAGGGAAAACAGCTGGCACAAAGGCAGCAAGGCGTCTGCTGGATCGCCTGGTGGATCGGGTCGGGCCGTGCGGCGGGGGTGCTGAGGTGGGCTAGCCAGGTGGCAGCTGGCGGGGCGGGGCTGCAGCCCCAGGCATCATGTGTCCTGCTTTTCCATCCCCGTGTTCTAGCttcacctggagttcctcccacGTGGACAggaacctcctcctcctcctgacgGGGCAGCACGTGGAGCCCTTTGACGTGGAGTTCCGGGAGCTGTATGCCATCTCTGAGGAGGTAAACTTGTACCAGCAGCTGGGCCTGGCAGGAGGCGCTGGCAGGCCCGGCCTCCACTACTCCTCCACCGTGGCACGCAAGCTGATCAACCCCAAGTACGCCCTGGTGGCGGGCAGCCGGCCCCCACCTGGGGAGATGATGCGCTGGGCTGCCcggcagcagcaggaggccagcGGCCGTGccgaggggcaggaggagggcggCAAGGGCGAGTCGGCCCGGCGCCTGGAGAGCTTCCTGCACGACCTGGCCACCCTGGAGCAGGTGCTGCCCCCCGTGGAGCCGCTGCCCCTGGGAGAGCTGAGTCGGAGGGACGCCCGGGGGGTCTCCCACCTACACACGGACCTGAAGTCCAGACGCCGAGAAGCCCTTGCCCGACACGGCAAGGGAGAAGCTGCCAACGGGGAGGCCACCCTGGCCAAGGAGGGCAGGCGCTTTAGCAGCAGGATCTTCAGCCTACGGTCCAAGAGGCCCGCGGCACCCAACGGCACAGCCAGCGCCCTTTCCCCCAAGGCCTTGGCCGAAGCGGAGTTTATGACAGGGAAGAGGCCCAATGAGGGCTCCAGTGCCGACATCTCAGGTGAGTCGTGTCTCGCCGtcccccaaccccaccaccaTCCCCAAGGCTCCCCATGCCTCCGACCCTGCTCTAGTAGCCGCCTCCGGGCAGGAGAGCATAGAG includes these proteins:
- the FAM83F gene encoding protein FAM83F, which gives rise to MAESQLSCLDETHVNERVTEAQAAFYYCERRRAALEALLGGGEQAYRERVKKERLRDFLSSQERQALRASWSPYEDVAAAAAARGKSKAKAKTPAQAAAEPGESLAYWPDRSDTEVPPLDLGWTDAGFYRGVSRVTLFTHPPKDEKAPHLKQLVRQMIQQAQKVVAVVMDLFTDGEIFQDIVDAASKRRVPVYVILDEAGVSSFLEMCQGLELPDFRVRNIRVRSVTGVGFYMPMGKIKGTLSSKFLMVDGDKVATGSFSFTWSSSHVDRNLLLLLTGQHVEPFDVEFRELYAISEEVNLYQQLGLAGGAGRPGLHYSSTVARKLINPKYALVAGSRPPPGEMMRWAARQQQEASGRAEGQEEGGKGESARRLESFLHDLATLEQVLPPVEPLPLGELSRRDARGVSHLHTDLKSRRREALARHGKGEAANGEATLAKEGRRFSSRIFSLRSKRPAAPNGTASALSPKALAEAEFMTGKRPNEGSSADISGKGSPSPAKNSNCVIS